A portion of the Halobacillus ihumii genome contains these proteins:
- a CDS encoding sensor histidine kinase — translation MKTLYLRIVVVTLVIMVVSSVIAFIGANIYYQQILKPANDAKNTEIAKDIVQLYNDTNLGPDTFFKQTAELSYQFYLTDGEGSGTFYGAPFRDQSLSAQAVNKVLSGETYHGMENYPGQTFVTGFFSNELTNSIGVPVEINGERHALFMRPDIEQQFNEIHILLAVLLVFTILLSMILVLFSTRYIVRPMKNLTEATEKIANGQYSIQLKQNRKDEIGTLAKSFNSMSRKLKRVENMRQEFVSNVSHEIRTPLSSMKGYAKLLRSSSLSAEDRDHYLQIIESESTRLSKLSRQLLTMATLDKDTGIDQHEPFKAAPLLQQLLKQTRWLWESKGIAVNIEADDVSYNGNEELLYQAFENLFTNSIKYTSEAGEITMTLTKYKEGLQFTIEDNGIGISPEDQEKMFDRFYKADASRSQEKDSSGLGLSIVKQIITLHDGDITVKSQLHKGTIITVTLP, via the coding sequence ATGAAGACATTATACTTACGAATTGTCGTTGTTACGTTAGTCATTATGGTGGTAAGCAGTGTGATTGCCTTTATCGGGGCAAACATTTACTACCAGCAAATTCTCAAGCCTGCCAATGACGCTAAAAACACTGAAATTGCAAAAGACATTGTTCAGCTTTACAACGATACTAATTTGGGACCAGATACCTTTTTCAAACAAACCGCTGAACTCAGCTACCAATTTTATTTAACGGATGGAGAAGGGAGCGGCACCTTTTACGGAGCTCCTTTTCGTGATCAATCGCTATCTGCGCAAGCTGTTAACAAAGTTCTCAGCGGGGAAACGTACCACGGGATGGAGAATTATCCTGGCCAGACCTTTGTTACTGGATTTTTTTCAAACGAATTAACGAACAGCATTGGGGTGCCGGTCGAGATCAATGGTGAGAGGCATGCTTTATTTATGAGACCGGACATTGAGCAGCAGTTCAATGAAATTCACATATTGCTTGCCGTGCTGCTCGTATTTACGATTCTGTTGAGTATGATTCTTGTGTTGTTCAGTACCCGCTACATTGTTCGTCCTATGAAAAACTTAACGGAGGCGACGGAGAAGATTGCAAATGGACAGTATTCAATTCAATTAAAGCAAAACCGTAAAGATGAGATTGGAACTCTTGCAAAATCGTTTAACTCTATGAGCCGCAAGTTAAAACGTGTGGAAAATATGCGTCAGGAGTTTGTCTCAAATGTTTCGCATGAGATCCGCACGCCCCTTTCATCCATGAAAGGCTATGCGAAATTATTACGCTCGTCCTCCCTCTCAGCGGAAGACCGAGATCATTACTTGCAGATCATCGAGTCGGAAAGCACACGGCTGTCGAAGTTGAGCAGACAGCTGCTCACAATGGCAACTCTTGATAAAGATACGGGTATCGATCAGCACGAACCTTTCAAGGCAGCTCCATTATTGCAGCAACTACTAAAGCAAACGCGCTGGCTGTGGGAATCCAAAGGTATCGCCGTCAATATTGAGGCTGACGATGTGTCTTACAATGGGAACGAAGAATTGCTTTACCAGGCCTTCGAAAACCTTTTCACAAACAGTATCAAGTACACGTCAGAAGCAGGCGAAATAACGATGACCTTAACCAAGTATAAAGAAGGGCTTCAATTTACCATTGAAGATAACGGCATCGGGATCTCGCCTGAAGATCAAGAGAAAATGTTTGATCGCTTTTATAAAGCTGATGCATCACGCAGCCAGGAAAAAGACAGCAGTGGACTCGGCCTGTCCATTGTGAAACAAATTATCACCCTACATGATGGTGACATTACAGTCAAAAGCCAGCTTCATAAAGGAACGATTATTACTGTGACCCTTCCTTAA
- a CDS encoding ABC transporter permease, producing MFLAWKEMRYAKLRYVLIIGIITLITALVLSISGLANGLAVDNASAIKNMPAETYVVEAADKHQLERSQLTEAEVETIQGGSPLGMQMVEITHNSEPLNISLFAFDQSSKFMPASNDIAHLEPYEVLADPSLKQQGLTIGDSFRYNETTWTVKGFTDQRYSYGHTPALITGLNTWHSITDTYQAVLFSEKDTAIDPPSSLDVVQKGDILSNVPGYSAEQGSLTMMVTFLLIIAAIVLATFFYVMTLQKLHQYGVLKAIGTKVRILLGALFAQISLLSVLGIAAGVALTYGLTVVIPGGVPFELSVGMILFNSGLILIMAWIGSLLSFRSIVSVDPLEAIGSVK from the coding sequence ATGTTTCTAGCATGGAAAGAAATGCGCTATGCGAAACTCAGATATGTATTAATTATCGGCATTATTACGCTTATTACAGCCCTTGTTCTCTCAATCTCAGGACTTGCCAATGGCCTGGCTGTCGACAATGCCTCAGCCATAAAAAATATGCCAGCTGAGACTTATGTGGTTGAGGCTGCTGACAAACATCAACTGGAACGATCACAACTGACCGAAGCGGAGGTTGAAACCATTCAAGGTGGTTCCCCGCTCGGCATGCAGATGGTCGAAATTACGCACAATAGTGAACCTTTGAACATCAGCTTATTTGCCTTCGATCAATCGAGTAAATTCATGCCCGCATCCAACGATATTGCTCATTTAGAACCCTACGAAGTGCTGGCAGACCCCAGCCTCAAGCAACAGGGATTAACGATAGGTGATTCATTCCGTTACAACGAAACAACCTGGACGGTGAAAGGCTTTACGGATCAACGATACAGCTACGGACATACACCCGCACTGATCACCGGATTAAACACCTGGCATTCGATAACCGACACGTATCAGGCAGTCTTGTTTTCAGAAAAGGATACAGCCATCGATCCTCCCTCATCACTCGACGTCGTCCAAAAAGGAGATATCCTTTCTAATGTCCCTGGCTACTCAGCTGAACAAGGATCATTGACGATGATGGTAACATTTTTACTCATCATTGCAGCTATCGTCCTTGCCACCTTTTTCTATGTGATGACCTTGCAGAAGCTTCATCAATACGGTGTGCTGAAAGCGATCGGAACTAAAGTACGGATCCTGCTTGGTGCACTTTTTGCTCAAATATCTTTATTGTCAGTGCTTGGAATTGCTGCAGGTGTCGCTCTTACCTATGGGCTGACCGTAGTTATCCCAGGCGGCGTGCCGTTTGAGTTGTCGGTTGGAATGATTCTATTCAATAGTGGACTCATTTTAATAATGGCTTGGATTGGATCTCTTTTATCCTTTAGAAGCATCGTTTCCGTTGATCCGCTAGAAGCTATCGGGAGTGTGAAATAA
- a CDS encoding ABC transporter ATP-binding protein: MKNILELENITKKYEQGSETITVLDDVSMRVKPGEFGAILGPSGSGKSTLLSIIGALTNPTAGEVRLNGRNVHHLSKKEQTNLRLEEIGFIFQGANLVPFLTVEEQLQLIGKLIHQKNQIIKYAEDLLAHLGLTERSSHYPEQLSGGEQQRVAIARALMNQPNLILADEPTASLDRERGKSVVNLLANETRKRNIAAIMVTHDEAMIENCDWVFHM, from the coding sequence ATGAAGAACATCTTAGAACTGGAGAATATAACTAAGAAATATGAACAGGGAAGCGAAACCATTACAGTATTGGACGATGTGTCTATGCGTGTGAAGCCGGGTGAATTCGGGGCCATTTTAGGACCGTCGGGATCAGGTAAAAGTACACTGTTGTCGATCATAGGAGCGTTAACAAACCCCACAGCCGGCGAAGTGAGATTAAACGGGCGAAATGTCCATCACCTTTCAAAAAAAGAACAAACCAATTTGCGCCTTGAGGAGATTGGCTTTATTTTTCAAGGTGCAAACTTAGTTCCTTTCTTAACCGTGGAAGAGCAGCTGCAGCTCATCGGCAAACTTATTCACCAGAAAAATCAAATCATAAAGTATGCAGAAGACTTGCTGGCACACCTCGGATTAACCGAACGCAGCAGTCATTACCCTGAACAGCTATCAGGGGGAGAACAACAGCGAGTCGCTATTGCTCGTGCTTTGATGAACCAGCCAAACCTTATTCTGGCAGATGAACCAACTGCAAGCCTTGACCGTGAGCGAGGAAAGTCAGTGGTTAACTTGCTTGCCAATGAAACGAGAAAACGTAACATCGCTGCCATTATGGTGACCCATGATGAAGCCATGATCGAGAATTGTGATTGGGTGTTCCATATGTAA
- a CDS encoding M28 family peptidase — MSRKILTFVLAAGLVVSSVPLSATADNHTPNENADHAFDNKVIKKIDADRMYNHIALLSENPREAGTQGEYEAVQYIKNEFESYGYDTELQPFTFQEWDGGTSALSFNQQSFSGDPHTFNGSVNASVQAPLEYAGLGSSEEVGSNVDGKIALIERGSYTFYDKVQNVMDKGAVGVIMFNGENQSGNHFGYTYDGQDIPAVAITREAGLKLVERLKTEQVTTTLTVKNAGTIDKTSYNVIATKEPHKKKDNGQIVMIGSHHDSVAGGPGANDDASGVSAVLELAKIMAKTPTDTELRFMTFGAEEKGLVGSYHYANSLSQEEVDRTVAQFQMDMVGSRDAGELIMFTPDGEKNLVTDLGAAAGARVAEVVEYGQLGRSDHVPFFQRGIPAALFIHAPLEPWYHSPQDTLDKISKEKLKETTEIVGAAVYQIARPNTPALENAEVAPGPVHYEFDDRPL, encoded by the coding sequence ATGTCACGAAAAATACTTACGTTTGTATTAGCTGCCGGGCTAGTAGTAAGCTCAGTACCTTTATCAGCAACTGCTGATAATCACACACCCAACGAGAATGCTGATCACGCTTTTGACAACAAAGTGATTAAGAAAATTGATGCGGACCGAATGTACAACCACATTGCCTTACTTTCGGAGAATCCACGCGAAGCAGGAACACAGGGAGAGTATGAAGCTGTTCAATACATTAAGAATGAATTCGAGAGTTATGGATACGATACGGAATTACAGCCTTTTACATTCCAAGAATGGGATGGCGGCACTTCCGCACTCTCATTTAACCAACAGTCATTTTCAGGTGATCCTCATACTTTCAATGGTTCTGTAAATGCCAGTGTACAAGCCCCTCTTGAGTATGCAGGTTTAGGGTCTTCTGAAGAAGTGGGAAGCAATGTCGATGGGAAAATAGCGTTAATCGAAAGAGGATCTTATACTTTTTATGACAAAGTACAAAATGTAATGGATAAAGGTGCTGTCGGTGTCATCATGTTTAATGGTGAGAACCAATCAGGGAACCACTTCGGCTATACTTATGATGGACAAGACATCCCAGCTGTCGCGATTACCCGGGAAGCAGGTCTCAAACTTGTCGAACGGTTGAAAACGGAACAGGTAACCACAACCTTAACTGTTAAAAATGCAGGAACGATTGATAAAACCTCATATAATGTGATTGCAACGAAAGAACCTCATAAGAAAAAAGATAACGGCCAGATTGTGATGATCGGGTCACACCATGACTCTGTAGCAGGCGGTCCGGGAGCCAATGATGATGCATCAGGTGTATCCGCCGTTTTAGAACTTGCCAAAATTATGGCTAAAACGCCAACAGACACAGAACTTCGTTTCATGACATTTGGAGCGGAGGAAAAGGGCCTTGTCGGTTCTTATCACTATGCGAATTCTCTTAGTCAAGAAGAAGTCGATCGCACGGTAGCCCAGTTCCAAATGGACATGGTGGGAAGCCGTGATGCAGGCGAGTTAATCATGTTTACACCTGATGGAGAGAAAAACCTTGTTACAGACTTAGGCGCTGCAGCCGGAGCCAGAGTAGCAGAAGTCGTTGAATACGGCCAGCTCGGACGAAGCGACCATGTTCCATTCTTCCAGCGTGGAATTCCAGCAGCTCTATTCATTCATGCACCACTTGAACCATGGTATCATTCTCCACAAGATACTTTAGATAAAATTAGTAAAGAAAAACTTAAAGAAACAACGGAAATTGTCGGCGCCGCTGTTTATCAAATTGCTCGGCCAAATACACCCGCACTGGAAAATGCCGAGGTAGCACCTGGTCCCGTTCATTATGAATTCGATGACCGGCCACTATAA
- a CDS encoding BglG family transcription antiterminator — protein sequence MVLDKRRAHLLSIIRQSTTPIPTKKLVDKLKVSQRTIYYDLDHINSWLDDQGLEQIENKHGKGVFLPETSRNKIIISNEESFDVWQYQLSKPERELLIKAKILLEEHNASMKTFMEITGMSRGTVAKALRVIKQEFKQHGLILHYKKGEGYHLTGAEEVKRKILSDLLSTIFSNEEWHNARHEIYNMVQPDSNDSSQKIDRRDNVKSLLYEAEKEMGLTLTDEMVEMLSLQILIITRRIQSESFIQVDPEEKGILKQTEAYQASLLITQKLEDLWGILFPDDEVCFITMNLLGSKVQHDDFSRYTKQEMTGLRHVVQRMVSDFQTYSCVIFDDRKGLEENLISHIKPTFYRLKYGVQIANELSDSIQENYQDIYHLTKRVMMHLEYYVGQSIPDEEVAYITLHFGGWLTKEKKKVETKFKAIIVCENGIGTSNMLKSQLENLIAGLDVTATLSMREYQSGHYQSDIIFSTNFIKPKDTPVIHVPAILTNLEKEHVMQRMNELFYSKGLPKNPTDHLMDVIELHATVHEKDGLRRALNQLLDNKTPGTKELRKPMLNELLTDQTIQFKDSVASWEEAITFAAQPLIDQHSIHSHYVDAMIENVKELGPYIVIAPRIAIPHARPETGVERLGMSLLRLKEPVYFSEKEKHRAQLIIVLAAIDNQTHLKALAQLTEVLSNDANVDHLIAANDSDSVIQLINQYVQA from the coding sequence ATGGTCCTGGATAAAAGGCGTGCACACTTGTTATCCATCATTCGACAATCCACGACTCCCATTCCAACTAAAAAATTGGTTGATAAACTGAAAGTGTCTCAAAGAACCATTTATTATGATCTTGATCATATAAATAGCTGGCTTGATGATCAGGGATTGGAGCAAATTGAAAATAAGCATGGCAAGGGAGTTTTTCTACCTGAAACCTCCAGAAACAAAATTATCATTTCTAACGAAGAAAGTTTTGACGTTTGGCAATACCAACTATCCAAGCCTGAACGCGAACTACTCATTAAAGCGAAAATTTTATTAGAAGAACACAATGCTTCCATGAAAACATTCATGGAAATTACAGGGATGAGTCGGGGAACTGTAGCTAAAGCTCTCCGGGTTATCAAACAAGAGTTTAAGCAGCATGGGTTGATTCTGCATTATAAAAAAGGCGAGGGCTATCACCTTACTGGAGCAGAGGAAGTAAAGAGGAAAATACTTTCAGATCTCTTGTCGACCATATTTTCGAATGAAGAGTGGCATAATGCCCGTCATGAGATTTATAACATGGTTCAGCCCGATTCTAACGACTCTTCTCAAAAAATAGACCGAAGAGACAATGTAAAGAGCCTTCTGTATGAGGCAGAAAAAGAAATGGGTCTAACACTCACAGATGAGATGGTTGAGATGTTGTCTCTCCAAATATTGATTATCACTCGACGAATTCAGTCAGAAAGTTTTATCCAGGTAGACCCAGAGGAAAAAGGAATCCTGAAGCAAACAGAAGCCTACCAAGCTTCTTTGCTTATCACTCAAAAACTTGAAGATTTATGGGGCATTTTATTCCCGGACGATGAAGTTTGTTTCATTACAATGAACCTTCTTGGGTCAAAAGTGCAACATGATGATTTTAGTCGATATACCAAACAAGAAATGACAGGACTAAGACATGTCGTCCAACGCATGGTTTCTGACTTTCAAACCTATTCTTGTGTCATTTTTGACGATAGGAAAGGACTTGAAGAGAATCTGATTTCACATATTAAACCGACTTTCTATCGTTTGAAATATGGCGTACAGATTGCAAATGAACTATCAGATAGTATTCAGGAGAACTATCAGGATATTTATCATTTAACGAAGCGTGTCATGATGCATTTAGAATATTATGTCGGGCAGTCAATTCCAGACGAAGAAGTCGCCTATATCACCCTGCACTTTGGCGGCTGGCTTACAAAAGAAAAGAAGAAAGTAGAAACGAAATTCAAAGCCATTATAGTCTGTGAAAATGGGATAGGCACTTCTAACATGCTGAAATCGCAATTAGAAAATTTAATTGCAGGACTGGATGTAACAGCCACGCTTTCGATGAGGGAGTATCAGTCAGGCCACTATCAGTCGGATATTATATTTTCTACAAATTTTATTAAACCGAAGGATACCCCTGTTATACATGTTCCAGCTATTTTGACGAATCTTGAAAAGGAGCATGTCATGCAGCGGATGAATGAGCTTTTCTATTCTAAAGGTCTCCCTAAAAATCCAACTGACCATTTAATGGATGTTATAGAACTTCATGCAACTGTACATGAAAAAGATGGACTTAGGAGAGCTTTAAACCAGTTATTGGATAACAAAACCCCCGGGACAAAGGAGTTACGAAAACCAATGCTCAACGAATTATTAACAGACCAGACCATTCAATTTAAAGACTCTGTGGCGAGTTGGGAAGAAGCAATCACCTTTGCTGCTCAACCATTGATTGATCAGCATTCTATACACTCCCATTACGTTGATGCAATGATTGAAAATGTAAAGGAGTTAGGACCTTATATCGTAATTGCTCCACGAATTGCGATTCCACATGCTCGCCCGGAAACAGGTGTGGAACGTTTAGGGATGAGCTTACTTCGGCTAAAAGAACCCGTCTATTTTTCCGAGAAAGAAAAACATCGCGCACAATTGATTATTGTACTGGCAGCGATTGATAATCAAACTCACCTGAAAGCACTAGCACAACTCACAGAAGTTTTATCAAATGACGCAAATGTCGATCATTTAATTGCAGCAAATGACAGCGATAGTGTAATTCAGTTAATCAATCAATATGTTCAAGCGTAA
- a CDS encoding PTS sugar transporter subunit IIB has translation MKKVLVVCGNGLGSSMIVEMNVKAALQDMGKEADVSHTDLTTAKTEQADLFLGSEDIVESLEDGNKNVVKLKNLMDKNELREALENNL, from the coding sequence ATGAAAAAAGTATTAGTTGTATGCGGAAATGGATTAGGAAGCAGCATGATCGTTGAAATGAACGTAAAGGCAGCACTACAAGACATGGGTAAGGAGGCTGATGTATCTCATACTGACCTCACAACAGCCAAAACGGAACAAGCTGACTTATTTTTAGGTTCTGAGGACATTGTTGAAAGCCTTGAAGATGGAAACAAAAATGTGGTCAAGCTGAAAAACTTAATGGATAAGAACGAGCTCCGCGAAGCATTAGAAAACAATTTGTAA
- a CDS encoding PTS ascorbate transporter subunit IIC, whose amino-acid sequence MVDLIMKDILGTPAILVGLFALIGLLVQRKNSGDVVSGTLKTVMGFVILNAGANVLVQSLGQFSSMFDEAFAVEGVIPNNEAIVALAQENFGTETAMIMLFGMIVNILLARFSPFKYIFLTGHHTMFMACLIAVILTTGGFSGASIIILGSIILGALMVLSPAMLQPFTRKVTGSDDFAVGHFGSIGYFVSAVVGKSVGKGSKSTEEIKVPKSLGFLRDTSVSVSLTMVILFFVVAGFAGPSFVETELSGGQNFLVFAFMQGLTFAAGVYIILAGVRMLLGEIVPAFKGIADKVVPNAKPALDAPAIFPFAGNAVIIGFLCSFIAGLISMLFLPLLGLSVIVPGLVPHFFTGAAAGVFGNATGGRRGAIFGSMANGIMISFLPALLLPVLGSLGFQGTTFGDADFGVVGIILGNIIRLIESNLIVGIAILGLLVLLFLLGWKTKANDNKNDVNAA is encoded by the coding sequence ATGGTTGATTTAATCATGAAAGATATCTTAGGTACTCCCGCCATCCTTGTCGGTCTATTCGCATTAATAGGACTGCTTGTTCAACGCAAGAACTCAGGAGATGTCGTTTCAGGAACTCTTAAAACAGTGATGGGTTTCGTCATTCTTAATGCAGGTGCTAATGTACTCGTTCAATCCTTGGGTCAATTCAGCAGTATGTTTGATGAAGCATTCGCTGTCGAAGGCGTTATTCCAAATAATGAGGCAATTGTCGCCCTAGCTCAAGAAAACTTTGGAACAGAGACGGCAATGATTATGCTCTTCGGTATGATTGTTAATATTCTCTTAGCGCGATTCAGTCCTTTCAAATATATCTTCCTAACGGGACATCATACAATGTTTATGGCATGTCTAATTGCCGTTATCTTAACGACGGGCGGATTTTCCGGAGCCTCTATAATCATTCTGGGCTCCATTATATTAGGAGCTTTAATGGTGCTTTCACCAGCTATGCTTCAGCCTTTCACACGTAAGGTGACGGGTTCTGATGATTTTGCAGTTGGACATTTCGGCTCTATTGGATATTTTGTATCAGCAGTTGTTGGAAAATCAGTTGGAAAAGGCTCTAAATCTACAGAGGAAATTAAGGTTCCAAAGTCGTTAGGATTCTTACGTGATACATCAGTATCGGTATCCTTAACAATGGTTATCTTATTTTTCGTAGTTGCAGGGTTTGCAGGGCCTTCATTCGTAGAAACAGAATTAAGTGGAGGGCAAAACTTCCTTGTGTTTGCCTTTATGCAAGGCCTTACTTTCGCAGCAGGGGTGTACATTATTCTAGCTGGTGTTCGTATGCTATTAGGAGAAATTGTACCGGCCTTTAAGGGAATTGCTGATAAAGTTGTTCCTAATGCTAAACCTGCTCTTGATGCCCCGGCTATCTTTCCCTTTGCAGGAAACGCTGTGATTATTGGGTTTCTTTGCAGCTTTATTGCAGGACTTATTAGTATGCTATTCCTCCCACTATTAGGGTTAAGTGTAATTGTTCCAGGGCTGGTTCCTCACTTTTTCACAGGTGCTGCAGCGGGAGTCTTCGGAAATGCAACGGGAGGGCGACGAGGAGCTATTTTTGGTTCCATGGCGAATGGTATCATGATTAGTTTCTTACCAGCATTATTACTCCCTGTACTTGGTTCCCTCGGTTTCCAAGGAACAACCTTTGGTGATGCTGACTTTGGTGTCGTGGGTATTATACTTGGCAATATCATTCGTTTAATTGAGTCAAACTTGATTGTTGGTATCGCTATACTAGGATTACTTGTCCTCCTATTCTTATTAGGTTGGAAAACCAAAGCAAATGATAATAAGAATGACGTCAATGCAGCTTAG
- a CDS encoding TerC family protein — protein sequence MELWLEYGWALLVIIALEGLLSADNALVMGVLVKNLPEKKRKKALFYGIFGAYIFRFAALFAISFVVNIWQIQAIGAAYLIYLGVKNVVQKKKEDQENSKSNSQFDSNQSLWKVIAKVEFTDIAFAIDSILAAVAIAVALPNTPLPGFGGMDGGKFLVVFIGMAIGLAFIRFAANHVVKYMKKYPVLEKAAFIIVAWVGVKLAIHTLAHPDVQWGLIPEGFTHHTWWKITFWGVMALIVIIAIIFSKKGSNKEEEASTS from the coding sequence ATGGAATTATGGCTTGAATACGGATGGGCCCTCCTCGTAATCATTGCTCTCGAAGGGCTGCTGTCCGCTGATAATGCCCTTGTCATGGGGGTACTCGTTAAGAACCTTCCGGAGAAAAAACGAAAAAAAGCATTATTCTATGGAATCTTCGGGGCGTATATTTTTAGATTCGCGGCCTTATTTGCTATCTCCTTTGTGGTAAATATATGGCAAATCCAAGCAATTGGAGCGGCTTACTTAATATATTTAGGTGTCAAAAATGTGGTACAGAAGAAGAAAGAGGATCAAGAGAATTCCAAATCCAATTCACAATTCGATAGCAATCAGAGTCTGTGGAAGGTTATTGCTAAAGTAGAGTTTACAGATATCGCTTTTGCTATCGATTCGATTCTTGCAGCCGTAGCTATCGCTGTGGCCCTGCCTAACACACCGCTTCCAGGCTTCGGAGGTATGGATGGCGGGAAGTTCTTAGTTGTTTTCATCGGGATGGCTATTGGACTGGCTTTCATTCGTTTCGCTGCAAACCACGTCGTTAAATATATGAAGAAATATCCCGTGTTAGAAAAAGCCGCTTTCATTATTGTGGCATGGGTAGGAGTGAAACTTGCCATTCATACTCTGGCTCACCCTGATGTTCAATGGGGATTGATACCAGAAGGATTCACCCATCACACATGGTGGAAAATCACGTTTTGGGGTGTTATGGCTCTAATTGTCATTATTGCAATTATATTTTCCAAAAAAGGATCGAATAAAGAGGAAGAGGCTAGTACTTCCTAG
- a CDS encoding fatty acid desaturase: protein MSMQKQKELKKNVASFAKPDTIAGVRQLINTLLPFFLLWFLAYQSLAVSLWLAIPIAMIAGGFVIRIFIIFHDCTHQSFFKNKKANRVIGTITGILTLFPFEKWKRDHSIHHATSSNLDKRGTGDVWVMTVDEYVAATFWGRLAYRLYRNPIVMFGLGPIYLFLISNRFNRKGAKRRERLNTYVTNASVAILYSLIIWAIGWQAFLIIQIPILYVSGTLGIWLFYVQHQFEDSYFEEEDQWDFVKAAVDGSSYYKLPKILQWVSGSIGFHHVHHLSPRVPNYKLEEAHEATPPLQKATTITLLSSLKSIRFRLYDTDNKTFISFKEVKPLLRNPKSGNPLPNKQPSLQEK, encoded by the coding sequence ATGAGTATGCAAAAACAGAAAGAGTTAAAAAAGAATGTAGCCTCTTTTGCTAAACCAGATACGATAGCCGGAGTCCGTCAATTGATTAACACCCTCCTGCCTTTTTTCTTACTCTGGTTTCTTGCCTATCAGAGTTTGGCCGTCTCCCTTTGGCTAGCGATCCCGATTGCCATGATAGCGGGAGGATTCGTCATTAGAATCTTTATCATTTTTCATGATTGTACACACCAGTCATTTTTTAAAAATAAAAAAGCCAATCGCGTGATTGGCACCATTACCGGAATCCTTACTCTGTTCCCTTTCGAGAAATGGAAACGAGATCATTCCATTCACCACGCAACGAGTAGTAACTTAGATAAACGCGGTACGGGTGATGTGTGGGTAATGACAGTAGACGAATATGTTGCCGCAACGTTCTGGGGTCGACTGGCCTATCGTCTCTACCGCAATCCAATTGTAATGTTTGGGTTAGGACCGATCTATCTGTTCTTGATCTCAAACCGCTTTAATCGTAAAGGAGCGAAACGTAGGGAACGATTGAACACGTACGTAACGAATGCATCAGTTGCTATCCTTTACAGCCTTATAATTTGGGCAATTGGCTGGCAGGCGTTTCTAATCATCCAAATTCCGATCCTTTATGTATCAGGTACACTTGGAATTTGGCTGTTCTATGTTCAGCATCAATTCGAAGATTCTTATTTTGAAGAAGAAGACCAATGGGATTTTGTTAAAGCAGCTGTTGACGGAAGCTCCTACTACAAGCTTCCGAAAATCCTGCAATGGGTGTCAGGGAGTATCGGATTCCACCATGTTCACCATTTAAGTCCTAGAGTTCCTAATTATAAATTGGAAGAGGCCCATGAAGCCACGCCTCCTCTTCAAAAAGCTACAACGATTACACTTCTTTCTAGTTTGAAGTCGATTCGGTTTCGTCTATATGATACAGACAACAAAACGTTTATCAGCTTTAAAGAGGTTAAACCTCTTCTGCGAAACCCAAAGTCAGGTAATCCGCTGCCAAATAAGCAACCTAGTTTGCAAGAAAAATAA